From a region of the Streptomyces sp. NBC_01454 genome:
- a CDS encoding Bax inhibitor-1/YccA family protein, translating into MRSSNPVFSRRGFSRDTGYAGFNAPPQAGGPAAPPYAGANPYAQGQQYVTHTPQQTRPMTMDDVVARTAMTLGTVIVGATVGWLFLTRSLGFAIGAGLVAMVLALVQSFKRKPSPALILSYAALEGLFLGALSGFINDLPKMSGAPMQAVLGTMAVFVAMLVAYKTRIVRVTARFTRFVMIAAMGFVLLSLVNVLFMVFGGGDGLGFRSGGLGILFGIVGVVLGALFLALDFKQVEDGVAYGAPREESWLAAFGLTLTLVWIYMEMLRLISILRGD; encoded by the coding sequence ATGAGGAGCAGCAACCCGGTCTTCTCGCGACGGGGGTTCAGCCGCGACACCGGCTACGCGGGCTTCAACGCACCGCCGCAGGCCGGGGGCCCCGCCGCACCGCCGTACGCCGGCGCGAACCCGTACGCCCAGGGCCAGCAGTACGTCACCCACACACCGCAGCAGACCCGCCCGATGACGATGGACGACGTCGTCGCGCGGACCGCGATGACGCTCGGCACGGTCATCGTCGGCGCCACCGTCGGCTGGCTCTTCCTGACCCGGAGCCTCGGCTTCGCGATCGGCGCCGGCCTCGTCGCGATGGTGCTGGCCCTCGTCCAGTCCTTCAAGCGCAAGCCCTCGCCTGCGCTGATCCTGTCGTACGCGGCGCTGGAGGGGCTCTTCCTCGGCGCGCTCAGCGGCTTCATCAACGACCTGCCGAAGATGAGCGGCGCCCCCATGCAGGCGGTGCTGGGCACCATGGCGGTGTTCGTCGCCATGCTGGTCGCCTACAAGACGCGGATCGTGCGGGTCACCGCGCGCTTCACCCGCTTCGTGATGATCGCCGCGATGGGCTTCGTCCTGCTGTCGCTGGTCAACGTGCTGTTCATGGTGTTCGGCGGCGGTGACGGCCTCGGCTTCCGCAGCGGCGGCCTGGGCATCCTCTTCGGCATCGTGGGTGTGGTCCTCGGCGCGCTGTTCCTGGCGCTGGACTTCAAGCAGGTCGAGGACGGCGTCGCCTACGGCGCGCCGCGCGAGGAGTCCTGGCTGGCGGCGTTCGGTCTGACGCTGACGCTGGTGTGGATCTACATGGAGATGCTCCGGCTGATCTCGATCCTCCGGGGCGACTGA
- a CDS encoding DUF4287 domain-containing protein, with protein sequence MSQLFSEETHRNMLSRIPHCTGREISDWLRTVDEGPALFRFDEKVSWLRGEHNLAYGHAKAIVHEHDLRRAARKF encoded by the coding sequence ATGTCTCAGCTCTTCTCCGAAGAGACCCACCGGAACATGCTCTCCCGTATCCCGCACTGCACCGGCCGGGAAATCTCCGACTGGCTCCGCACCGTTGACGAAGGCCCCGCTCTCTTCCGCTTCGACGAAAAGGTCAGCTGGCTCCGCGGCGAGCACAACCTCGCCTACGGACACGCCAAGGCAATCGTCCATGAACACGACCTCAGGCGCGCTGCGCGGAAGTTCTGA
- a CDS encoding acetyl-CoA C-acetyltransferase: MPEAVIVSAARSPIGRAFKGSLKEVRPDDLTAQIIQTALAKVPELDPKDIDDLMLGCGLPGGEQGHNLGRIVAVQMGMDHLPGCTITRYCSSSLQTTRMALHAIKAGEGDVFISAGVETVSRSVKGSSDGLPDTHNPLFADAEARTAARAEEAGAGWRDPREDGLIPDAYISMGQTAENLARLKGVTRQDMDEFGVRSQNLAEKAINNGFWEREITPVTLSDGTVVTKDDGPRAGVTVEGVSGLKPVFRPDGLVTAGNCCPLNDGAAALVIMSDTKARELGLTPLARIVSTGVSGLSPEIMGYGPVEASKQALRRAGLSVSDIDLVEINEAFAAQVIPSYRDLGIDLDRLNINGGAIAVGHPFGMTGARITTTLINSLQWHDKQFGLETMCVGGGQGMAMVIERLS, encoded by the coding sequence ATGCCCGAAGCCGTGATCGTCTCAGCCGCCCGCTCCCCGATCGGCCGCGCCTTCAAGGGCTCGCTCAAGGAGGTGCGCCCGGACGATCTGACCGCGCAGATCATCCAGACCGCCCTGGCCAAGGTCCCCGAGCTGGACCCGAAGGACATCGACGACCTGATGCTCGGCTGCGGCCTGCCCGGCGGCGAGCAGGGCCACAACCTCGGCCGCATCGTGGCCGTCCAGATGGGGATGGACCACCTCCCGGGCTGCACCATCACCCGTTACTGTTCCTCCTCGCTCCAGACGACCCGCATGGCGCTGCACGCCATCAAGGCGGGCGAGGGCGACGTCTTCATCTCCGCCGGTGTGGAGACCGTCTCGCGCAGCGTCAAGGGCAGCTCCGACGGCCTGCCGGACACCCACAACCCGCTCTTCGCCGACGCCGAGGCCCGTACCGCGGCACGCGCCGAGGAGGCGGGCGCCGGCTGGCGCGACCCGCGCGAGGACGGCCTGATCCCGGACGCGTACATCTCCATGGGCCAGACCGCGGAGAACCTCGCCCGCCTCAAGGGCGTCACCCGCCAGGACATGGACGAGTTCGGCGTCCGGTCCCAGAACCTCGCCGAGAAGGCGATCAACAACGGGTTCTGGGAGCGGGAGATCACCCCGGTCACGCTGTCGGACGGCACGGTCGTCACCAAGGACGACGGCCCGCGCGCGGGCGTCACCGTCGAGGGCGTCTCCGGCCTCAAGCCGGTCTTCCGCCCCGACGGCCTGGTGACCGCCGGCAACTGCTGCCCGCTGAACGACGGTGCCGCGGCGCTGGTCATCATGTCCGACACCAAGGCGCGCGAGCTGGGCCTGACGCCGCTGGCCCGGATCGTCTCCACCGGCGTCTCGGGCCTGTCCCCCGAGATCATGGGCTACGGCCCGGTCGAGGCCAGCAAGCAGGCCCTGCGGCGGGCCGGCCTCTCGGTCTCCGACATCGACCTGGTCGAGATCAACGAGGCGTTCGCCGCCCAGGTCATCCCGTCCTACCGCGACTTGGGCATCGACCTGGACCGCCTGAACATCAACGGCGGCGCCATCGCCGTCGGCCACCCCTTCGGCATGACCGGCGCCCGGATCACCACCACCCTCATCAACTCCCTCCAGTGGCACGACAAGCAGTTCGGCCTGGAAACGATGTGCGTGGGCGGCGGCCAGGGCATGGCGATGGTCATCGAGCGGCTGAGCTGA